The following proteins are encoded in a genomic region of Populus nigra chromosome 16, ddPopNigr1.1, whole genome shotgun sequence:
- the LOC133676187 gene encoding probable inactive receptor kinase At4g23740 — translation MNMNKGLFFILCAFLFFGAVFLPTTADPVEDKKALLYFLHNIHLSRPVNWKESTSVCNNWTGVSCSNDHSRVTALVLPGVGFRGPIPPNTLRRLSAIQILSLGSNGISGSFPYDELSKLKNLTVLFLQSNNFSGPLPSDFSVWNNLTILNLSNNGFNGSFPPSISNLTHLTSLNLANNSLSGNIPDINVSSLQQLELANNNFTGSVPKSLQRFPSSAFSGNNLSSENALPPALPVHPPSSQPSKKSSKLREPAILGIALGGCVLGFVVIAVLMVLCRFKKNREGGLATKKKESSLKKTASKSQEQNNRLFFFEHCSLAFDLEDLLRASAEVLGKGTFGIAYKAALEDASTVVVKRLKEVAVPKKEFEQQMIVAGSIRHANVSPLRAYYYSKDERLMVYDFYEEGSVSSMLHGKRGEGHTPIDWETRLKIAIGAARGIAHVHTQNGGKLVHGNIKSSNIFLNSQGYGCVSDIGLASLMSPVPPPMMRAAGYRAPEVTDSRKAAHASDVYSYGVLLLELLTGKSPMHATGGDEVVHLVRWVNSVVREEWTAEVFDLELLRYPNIEEEMVEMLQIGMACVVRMPEQRPKMPDVVKMVEEIRRLSTDDDRPSTESKLEIAVATPSPQTAEVASTSSAQQ, via the exons ATGAACATGAACAAGGGCCTGTTCTTCATTTTATGTGCTTTTCTCTTCTTTGGAGCAGTTTTCTTGCCAACCACCGCTGACCCGGTTGAAGATAAGAAAGCTTTATTATATTTCCTTCACAATATTCATCTCTCTCGCCCTGTCAATTGGAAGGAGAGCACTTCTGTGTGCAATAACTGGACTGGAGTGTCCTGTAGCAATGATCACTCTAGAGTTACAGCCCTCGTGTTGCCAGGAGTAGGATTTCGTGGCCCAATTCCACCCAACACTCTTAGGCGTTTGTCAGCAATTCAGATCCTGAGCCTCGGATCTAATGGTATATCAGGTTCTTTCCCTTATGATGAACTATCCAAACTCAAGAACTTAACCGTCCTTTTTCTTCAATCCAACAACTTCTCTGGCCCATTGCCTTCAGATTTCTCAGTTTGGAATAATCTCACAATTCTTAATCTTTCCAATAATGGCTTCAATGGGAGCTTTCCTCCTTCAATATCAAATTTGACCCACCTCACATCTTTGAACCTTGCTAACAACTCCCTTTCAGGCAATATTCCTGATATAAATGTCTCTAGTTTGCAACAGCTAGAATTAGCCAACAATAATTTTACTGGAAGTGTGCCCAAGTCTCTTCAAAGATTTCCAAGTTCTGCATTTTCTGGTAACAATCTTTCATCAGAAAATGCCCTTCCTCCTGCTCTTCCAGTTCATCCACCAAGTTCTCAACCAtcaaaaaaatcctcaaaacTAAGGGAACCTGCAATCCTGGGGATTGCTCTAGGTGGCTGTGTTCTTGGGTTTGTGGTTATTGCTGTGTTGATGGTTTTGTGCCGCTTTAAGAAAAATAGGGAAGGTGGgttagcaacaaagaagaaagaatcGTCTTTGAAGAAAACAGCTTCAAAGAGCCAAGAGCAGAACAACAGGCTATTTTTCTTCGAGCATTGTAGTCTTGCATTTGACTTGGAGGACTTGTTGAGAGCATCTGCAGAGGTGCTTGGGAAGGGAACGTTTGGAATAGCTTATAAGGCCGCGCTCGAGGATGCATCCACAGTGGTGGTGAAGAGGTTGAAGGAAGTGGCTGTGCCCAAAAAGGAGTTTGAGCAGCAAATGATTGTGGCTGGGAGTATTAGGCATGCGAATGTGTCTCCACTAAGGGCATATTACTATTCCAAGGATGAGAGACTTATGGTCTACGATTTCTATGAAGAGGGCAGTGTGTCTTCAATGCTACATG GTAAGAGAGGGGAGGGCCACACTCCTATAGACTGGGAAACAAGGCTGAAGATCGCAATTGGTGCAGCAAGGGGCATTGCTCATGTCCACACGCAGAATGGTGGCAAACTTGTCCATGGAAACATAAAATCCTCAAACATTTTCCTCAATTCCCAAGGATATGGCTGTGTGTCCGATATCGGTTTGGCATCACTGATGAGCCCAGTGCCCCCACCAATGATGAGGGCTGCAGGCTATCGAGCCCCAGAAGTAACAGACAGTAGGAAAGCAGCCCATGCATCTGATGTCTACAGTTATGGGGTCTTGCTACTTGAGCTTCTCACAGGAAAATCTCCCATGCACGCCACAGGTGGTGATGAAGTTGTTCACTTGGTGAGGTGGGTGAATTCTGTGGTAAGAGAGGAGTGGACTGCTGAAGTATTTGATTTAGAGCTCTTAAGGTATCCCAATATTGAGGAGGAAATGGTAGAGATGTTACAAATAGGAATGGCTTGTGTGGTGAGGATGCCAGAGCAGAGACCCAAAATGCCTGATGTGGTGAAAATGGTGGAGGAAATTCGGAGACTAAGCACCGACGACGACCGGCCATCCACTGAAAGTAAATTAGAAATTGCAGTCGCAACCCCATCACCACAGACAGCTGAAGTAGCTTCCACCTCTTCAGCTCAACAGTAA